Proteins encoded within one genomic window of Lysinibacillus sphaericus:
- a CDS encoding M23 family metallopeptidase has translation MFKKWKWVVMILLVATIILVIRLEDQGVIATPVRKLVTTSADMTYLSELGKSLLKKEDETIMVSSDVGQTELLTFANAQVFKEGFLLQYEVGLPVYAGQSGLVVFTGHTKYTGKTMTISYEDGTTVTYGMLDSLAQLPYTTVQANDLIGMKQTGQLYISIEKEKTHYNLEQIVQWIESTETDES, from the coding sequence TTGTTTAAAAAATGGAAATGGGTTGTTATGATCTTGCTTGTGGCTACAATCATACTAGTAATTCGATTAGAAGACCAAGGTGTAATAGCAACACCGGTGCGAAAGCTTGTAACAACATCGGCAGATATGACATATTTAAGCGAGCTCGGAAAAAGTTTGCTTAAAAAAGAGGATGAAACGATAATGGTTTCAAGTGATGTGGGACAAACTGAGCTATTAACATTCGCCAATGCGCAAGTTTTTAAAGAAGGTTTTTTGTTGCAATATGAAGTGGGTCTCCCTGTTTATGCGGGGCAAAGTGGACTCGTTGTTTTTACAGGTCATACAAAATATACAGGTAAAACGATGACGATTAGCTATGAGGATGGTACAACGGTCACTTATGGCATGCTTGATAGTTTAGCACAGCTTCCATATACGACTGTACAGGCAAATGATTTAATTGGCATGAAGCAGACTGGACAACTCTATATTTCGATTGAAAAGGAAAAAACTCATTATAATCTAGAACAAATTGTACAGTGGATTGA